The following coding sequences are from one Megamonas funiformis window:
- the tkt gene encoding transketolase encodes MTDINNLSVNAIRVLAADEVQKANSGHPGLPLGCAPVAYELWGKHMNHNPKNPKWVNRDRFILSGGHGSSMLYALLHLFGYGLTVEDLKNFRQDGSLTPGHPEYGHTVGVEATTGPLGAGMGMAVGMAMAEAHLAATFNKPEFPVVDHYTYVLGGDGCMMEGISSEAFSLAGTLGLSKLIVIYDSNKISIEGSTDIAFTENVQKRMEAFGFQTITVEDGNDLEAIGKAIEKAKADKTRPSFITVRTQIGYGCPAKQGKASAHGEPLGVDNVKAMREFLGWESEEAFYVPQEVYDNYNKLAENGAKAEEAWNTLFADYCAKYPELKALWDKYFGEVDAKGLLEDEEFWAYEDKAVATRALSGTMINRLKDRLPNLFGGSADLAPSNKTHMNDAGDFSKDDYLGRNLHFGVREFAMAAIVNGIQLHGGLISYGATFFVFSDYTKPMLRLASLMNLPVTMVFTHDSIGVGEDGPTHEPIEQYAMLRSLPNFNLFRPADATETAAGWYLAVTSKTTPTGLVLTRQNLPQLPGSSKEALKGGYVIADSTKEIPDAIIIATGSEVSLALDAKAELAKEDIDVRVVSMPCVDLFEQQSAEYKEAVLPKAIRARVAVEAGTDFGWGKYVGLDGAVVTMHGFGASAPAGILFKKFGFTTENVVNTVKSVL; translated from the coding sequence ATGACAGACATTAATAATTTATCAGTTAATGCCATTCGTGTATTAGCAGCAGATGAAGTACAGAAAGCAAATTCTGGACATCCAGGTCTTCCACTTGGCTGTGCACCAGTTGCTTATGAACTTTGGGGCAAACATATGAACCACAATCCTAAAAATCCTAAATGGGTTAATCGTGACCGTTTCATTTTATCCGGTGGACATGGTTCTTCTATGCTTTATGCTCTTTTACATTTATTTGGTTATGGCTTAACTGTAGAAGATCTTAAAAATTTCCGTCAAGATGGTTCCTTAACTCCAGGTCATCCAGAATATGGTCATACTGTTGGTGTTGAAGCTACTACTGGTCCACTTGGTGCTGGTATGGGTATGGCTGTTGGTATGGCTATGGCTGAAGCTCATTTAGCTGCAACTTTCAATAAACCAGAATTCCCTGTTGTAGACCACTACACTTATGTATTAGGTGGAGATGGCTGTATGATGGAAGGTATTTCTTCTGAAGCATTTTCTTTAGCTGGTACATTAGGTCTTAGCAAATTAATCGTTATTTATGATAGCAACAAAATCTCCATTGAAGGTAGCACAGATATTGCTTTCACTGAAAATGTACAAAAACGTATGGAAGCATTTGGTTTCCAAACTATCACTGTTGAAGATGGTAACGATTTAGAAGCTATCGGCAAAGCTATTGAAAAAGCAAAAGCTGATAAAACTCGTCCTTCTTTCATCACTGTTAGAACTCAAATCGGTTATGGTTGCCCTGCAAAACAAGGTAAAGCTTCCGCTCATGGTGAACCTCTTGGTGTAGACAATGTAAAAGCTATGAGAGAATTCTTAGGCTGGGAAAGTGAAGAAGCTTTCTATGTTCCACAAGAAGTTTATGATAACTACAATAAATTAGCTGAAAATGGTGCTAAAGCTGAAGAAGCTTGGAATACACTCTTTGCTGATTATTGTGCAAAATACCCTGAATTAAAAGCTCTTTGGGATAAATACTTCGGTGAAGTTGATGCTAAAGGTCTTCTTGAAGATGAAGAATTCTGGGCTTATGAAGATAAAGCAGTAGCAACTCGTGCTCTTTCTGGTACAATGATCAACCGCTTAAAAGATAGATTACCAAATCTCTTCGGTGGTAGTGCTGACCTTGCTCCTTCTAACAAAACTCATATGAATGATGCTGGCGATTTCAGCAAAGATGATTATCTTGGCAGAAACTTACACTTTGGTGTTCGTGAATTCGCTATGGCAGCTATCGTAAATGGTATTCAATTACATGGTGGTTTAATCTCTTATGGTGCTACATTCTTCGTATTTAGCGATTATACAAAACCAATGCTTCGTTTAGCTTCCTTGATGAACTTACCTGTAACAATGGTATTCACTCATGATAGTATCGGTGTTGGTGAAGATGGTCCTACACATGAACCTATTGAACAATATGCTATGCTTCGTTCTTTACCAAACTTCAACTTATTCCGTCCAGCTGATGCTACAGAAACAGCTGCTGGTTGGTATTTAGCTGTAACAAGCAAAACTACTCCAACAGGTCTTGTATTGACTCGTCAGAACTTACCACAGCTTCCTGGTAGCTCCAAAGAAGCATTAAAAGGTGGTTATGTAATCGCTGATTCCACTAAAGAAATTCCAGATGCAATCATTATCGCAACTGGTTCAGAAGTATCTTTAGCTTTAGATGCTAAAGCAGAATTAGCAAAAGAAGATATTGATGTTCGCGTAGTAAGTATGCCTTGCGTAGACTTATTTGAACAACAATCCGCTGAATACAAAGAAGCAGTTCTTCCAAAAGCTATCCGCGCACGTGTAGCTGTAGAAGCTGGTACTGATTTTGGTTGGGGTAAATATGTAGGTTTAGATGGTGCTGTTGTAACTATGCATGGTTTCGGTGCTTCTGCTCCTGCTGGTATCTTATTCAAAAAATTCGGCTTCACTACTGAAAATGTAGTAAATACTGTTAAATCTGTTCTTTAA